From the genome of Elusimicrobiaceae bacterium, one region includes:
- a CDS encoding phospholipase D-like domain-containing protein, with the protein MSGILQAAMRHGNMIWAIAAGTLHVALAAVATAHILLNKDDTKSAAGWIGLVWLAPITGGLLYIILGVNRIQRKALRLRRKTSAPAGPDADEHHQPPGAIHSPRYADFLRFADKALKQKFSHCVSIEPLINGDEAYPAMIEAITRAQKQILLASYIFDNDEAGRAVAAALKAAARRGVHARVLLDGVGVRYSTPTIETELRDIPNLELRLFLPAKTPFALPFVNLRNHRKMLITDSDAAIIGGMNISRGNLLKKYRHDAIADITFRVCGPVTDQLARVFEEDWLFSGGRKFRLAQPQPCPAKPEDNTLCRAVADGPDSDTGRIEWLLLGAIACAQKNITIVTPYFLPGSGIMNALELAAMRGVGTEIILPGKSNIFGMDWAMEANFPGLLKAGVKIYRTPAPFDHSKLTVVDGLWSFIGSANWDVRSLRLNFEANLECLGEAFARKLLAVATEKKSAARLIKTRHGQRLSLPHQLRNNAFRLLTPYY; encoded by the coding sequence ATGTCGGGCATATTGCAGGCGGCGATGCGGCACGGGAACATGATCTGGGCCATAGCGGCGGGCACACTCCACGTCGCGCTGGCGGCAGTGGCGACCGCGCATATTCTGCTTAATAAGGATGACACAAAAAGCGCGGCCGGCTGGATCGGACTGGTCTGGCTGGCCCCGATAACCGGCGGACTCCTCTATATCATACTCGGCGTCAACCGCATCCAGCGCAAGGCTTTGCGCCTGCGCCGCAAAACTTCCGCGCCGGCCGGGCCGGACGCTGACGAGCATCACCAGCCGCCGGGCGCAATTCATTCGCCGCGATACGCGGACTTTCTCCGGTTCGCGGACAAAGCCCTGAAACAGAAATTTTCGCACTGCGTGTCCATCGAGCCGCTAATAAACGGCGACGAGGCTTATCCCGCCATGATCGAAGCCATCACCCGCGCGCAAAAGCAGATTCTGCTGGCCAGCTATATTTTCGACAACGACGAGGCGGGCCGCGCCGTCGCCGCCGCCCTCAAAGCCGCCGCCCGGCGCGGCGTGCATGCGCGCGTGCTGCTCGACGGGGTGGGCGTGCGCTATTCCACGCCCACCATAGAAACGGAACTGCGCGACATCCCCAATCTTGAATTGCGCCTGTTTCTGCCGGCAAAAACCCCGTTCGCGCTGCCGTTTGTGAACCTGCGCAACCATCGCAAAATGCTGATAACTGACAGCGACGCCGCCATCATCGGAGGCATGAACATCAGCCGCGGCAACCTGCTGAAAAAATACAGGCACGACGCGATCGCGGACATAACCTTCCGGGTCTGCGGCCCCGTTACCGACCAGCTCGCCCGCGTGTTCGAGGAAGACTGGCTTTTCAGCGGCGGCCGGAAATTCCGGCTCGCACAACCGCAGCCCTGCCCCGCAAAACCCGAGGACAATACTCTCTGCCGTGCCGTAGCCGACGGGCCGGACAGCGACACCGGCCGCATTGAATGGCTGCTGCTCGGCGCGATCGCCTGCGCGCAAAAAAACATCACTATCGTCACCCCGTACTTTCTGCCCGGCTCCGGCATCATGAACGCGCTGGAGCTGGCCGCCATGCGCGGCGTGGGAACGGAAATCATACTGCCCGGCAAAAGCAATATTTTCGGCATGGACTGGGCAATGGAAGCCAATTTCCCGGGCCTTTTGAAAGCGGGCGTAAAAATCTACCGCACCCCCGCCCCGTTCGACCACAGCAAACTGACGGTAGTGGACGGGCTGTGGTCGTTCATAGGCTCCGCCAACTGGGACGTGCGCAGCCTGCGCCTTAATTTCGAGGCCAATCTGGAGTGTCTGGGCGAAGCCTTCGCCAGAAAACTGCTCGCCGTCGCGACTGAAAAAAAATCCGCCGCCAGACTCATTAAAACCCGGCACGGCCAGCGCCTGAGCCTGCCGCATCAGTTAAGAAACAACGCGTTCCGCCTGCTGACGCCCTACTACTGA
- a CDS encoding S9 family peptidase, which yields MKRSPATLKPVRKDRDTGLLKHPKIKPPAAEIRPHTLTAHNDTRTDNYFWLRERGSEAVTACLKAENRYTDAVLRPAAHIKRTIFNEIKARMKKDDSSVPVWKNGCYYYARYETRSQHPIYCRKQGSLKAREKILLDVNKLARGHAYYDIMSLAVSPDGSILAYASDTEGRRVCTVSFKNLKTGKLLPETIEKTTPNFVWAEDGGSLLYTRQDETTLRYNRVFLLSPDRKTHTPVYEEKDPAFSVGVDKSLSRKYLYLSIHSSTSSEYRLIPAGQPRTEPVVFQPRTKKLEYYVSHGGDRFFVLTNHKAKNFRVMQTPETATGLKNWKQLIAHRPDTLIESISAFRDHLVIEETRRGLTRIRIRNRATGRERQLRFNDPAYTAYVGDNPCYETRLLRYGYQSLTTPASVYDFDLKTGGHILKKRQKVLGKFDPGDYRSERIFASAKDGVKIPVSLVYRKGLRRDGANPLYLVGYGAYGISSDPYFSVARLSLLDRGFVFAIAHVRGGSDLGRKWYESGKLLKKKNSFSDFIALAEHLIKRKYTSPAHLYANGGSAGGLLMGAVLNMRPDLFNAVVADVPFVDIVTTMQDTSLPLTAGEYEEWGNPADPKYYRYMKSYSPYDNVTAQDYPHLLITAGLEDSQVQYWEPAKWAAKLRALKTDGNFVLLKTDLNAGHGGRSGRFEAIEDAAFEFSFLLALENRR from the coding sequence ATGAAACGCAGCCCCGCAACCCTGAAACCTGTCCGCAAAGACCGCGACACCGGCCTGCTGAAGCACCCGAAGATCAAACCGCCCGCGGCGGAAATCCGGCCGCACACGCTGACCGCGCACAATGATACCAGAACCGACAATTATTTCTGGCTCCGCGAACGCGGCTCCGAAGCGGTAACCGCCTGTCTCAAAGCAGAAAACCGCTATACCGACGCGGTTTTAAGGCCCGCCGCCCACATCAAGCGAACCATTTTCAACGAAATAAAAGCCCGCATGAAAAAAGACGACTCCAGCGTGCCGGTCTGGAAAAACGGCTGTTACTATTACGCCCGCTATGAAACCAGATCCCAGCACCCCATCTACTGCCGAAAACAAGGCAGCCTCAAGGCGCGCGAGAAAATCCTGCTCGATGTAAACAAACTCGCCCGCGGGCACGCCTATTACGATATAATGAGCCTTGCCGTCAGCCCTGACGGCAGTATCCTCGCCTACGCCTCCGACACGGAGGGCCGGCGGGTCTGCACAGTGAGCTTCAAAAATCTCAAAACCGGAAAACTGCTGCCGGAAACGATCGAAAAAACCACGCCCAATTTCGTCTGGGCCGAGGACGGCGGCTCCCTGCTCTACACCCGGCAGGACGAAACCACCCTGCGCTACAACCGTGTTTTTCTTCTCTCGCCCGACCGCAAAACCCATACCCCGGTCTATGAGGAAAAGGATCCCGCTTTCAGCGTGGGAGTGGACAAAAGCCTGTCGCGCAAATACCTCTACCTTTCAATCCACAGCTCCACGTCCAGCGAATACCGGCTCATACCCGCCGGCCAGCCGCGCACGGAACCCGTTGTTTTCCAGCCGCGCACGAAAAAACTGGAATACTATGTTTCACACGGCGGCGACCGGTTTTTCGTGCTGACAAATCATAAAGCCAAAAATTTCCGCGTGATGCAGACGCCGGAAACGGCAACCGGCCTGAAAAACTGGAAACAGCTCATCGCGCACAGGCCAGACACGCTCATTGAAAGCATCAGCGCTTTCAGAGATCATCTGGTGATCGAGGAAACCCGCCGCGGGCTGACCCGCATCCGCATCCGCAACCGCGCCACCGGGCGCGAACGCCAGCTGCGCTTTAACGACCCCGCCTACACCGCGTATGTGGGTGACAATCCGTGCTACGAAACCAGACTGCTGCGCTACGGCTACCAGTCGCTCACCACGCCGGCCAGCGTATATGATTTCGATCTGAAAACCGGCGGACATATCCTTAAAAAACGGCAAAAAGTGCTGGGGAAATTCGACCCCGGCGATTACCGCTCCGAACGGATTTTCGCTTCCGCCAAAGACGGCGTCAAAATACCCGTTTCGCTCGTCTACCGCAAAGGCCTGCGGCGCGACGGCGCAAACCCGCTGTACCTGGTGGGGTACGGAGCGTACGGCATCTCGTCGGACCCGTATTTCAGCGTGGCAAGGCTGTCGCTGCTCGACAGGGGATTTGTGTTCGCCATCGCCCACGTCCGCGGCGGATCCGACCTGGGGCGCAAATGGTATGAAAGCGGAAAACTGCTTAAAAAAAAGAATTCGTTTTCGGATTTCATAGCGCTCGCCGAGCACCTGATAAAACGAAAATACACCTCGCCCGCCCATCTTTACGCCAACGGCGGCAGCGCGGGCGGACTGCTGATGGGAGCCGTGCTAAACATGCGGCCGGACCTTTTCAACGCGGTGGTGGCGGACGTGCCGTTTGTGGACATCGTCACCACCATGCAGGACACGTCGCTCCCGCTTACGGCAGGCGAGTACGAGGAGTGGGGCAACCCCGCCGATCCGAAATACTACCGCTACATGAAAAGTTATTCGCCTTATGACAACGTGACCGCGCAGGACTACCCGCACCTGCTAATCACAGCCGGACTGGAAGACTCGCAGGTGCAGTACTGGGAACCCGCCAAATGGGCCGCCAAACTGCGCGCGCTTAAAACCGACGGCAATTTCGTGCTGCTCAAAACCGACCTGAACGCCGGGCACGGCGGCCGCTCCGGAAGATTCGAGGCGATAGAGGATGCGGCGTTCGAATTTTCTTTTCTGCTTGCGCTCGAAAACAGGCGCTGA
- the hydE gene encoding [FeFe] hydrogenase H-cluster radical SAM maturase HydE, producing the protein MNRDEIIQKLSFSDEKSLAGLYGQAYRVKTETVGRTVYFRGLIEMSNVCVKNCYYCGIRKDNAGVTRFTLDSGEIIASALWAYEAGYGSVVLQSGERASEEFIRSVELVLAEIKSKTEGKLAVTLSLGEQTEETYGRWLAAGAARYLLRIETSNPALYARLHPKDHSFDTRLNCLKTLRKLGYQTGTGVMTGLPFQTVEDLANDIIFFRDMDIDMIGMGPYIPHAQTPLAAGAAPAMRPHSLEMGLKMIAVARLVLPDINIAATTALQALSPAGRELGLKAGANVIMPNITDTKYRAYYQLYDGKPCLDENAGMCRDCLEQRIKSLGEEIAYFNPGTPLHYTARLARNPQ; encoded by the coding sequence ATGAACCGGGATGAAATTATTCAGAAACTGAGCTTCAGCGATGAAAAATCGCTCGCAGGACTGTACGGGCAGGCTTACCGCGTGAAAACGGAAACGGTGGGCCGGACAGTCTATTTCCGCGGGCTGATAGAAATGAGCAACGTCTGCGTAAAAAACTGTTATTATTGCGGCATCCGCAAAGACAACGCCGGCGTAACCCGGTTTACGCTCGACTCCGGTGAAATCATCGCGTCGGCCTTATGGGCATATGAAGCGGGGTACGGGTCGGTGGTGCTTCAGTCGGGCGAACGCGCGAGCGAGGAATTCATACGCTCCGTCGAGCTGGTACTGGCGGAAATAAAATCCAAAACGGAAGGGAAACTGGCGGTTACCCTTTCGCTCGGCGAACAGACCGAAGAGACTTACGGACGCTGGCTGGCGGCCGGAGCGGCGCGCTATCTGCTGCGCATAGAAACCTCCAACCCCGCGCTTTACGCCAGACTCCATCCGAAAGACCATAGTTTCGATACCCGCCTCAACTGCCTGAAAACACTTCGGAAACTGGGCTACCAGACAGGCACCGGAGTGATGACGGGCCTGCCCTTTCAGACAGTGGAGGATCTGGCGAACGATATTATTTTTTTCCGCGATATGGATATTGACATGATCGGCATGGGCCCTTACATTCCTCACGCGCAAACCCCGCTCGCCGCCGGCGCGGCGCCGGCGATGAGGCCGCACAGCCTTGAAATGGGTCTTAAAATGATAGCGGTTGCCCGGCTGGTACTGCCGGATATAAATATCGCGGCCACCACCGCGCTGCAGGCACTAAGCCCCGCCGGCCGTGAGCTGGGCCTTAAAGCCGGCGCGAACGTGATAATGCCCAACATAACGGACACGAAATACCGGGCCTATTACCAGCTGTACGACGGCAAGCCCTGCCTCGACGAAAACGCCGGCATGTGCCGCGACTGCCTGGAACAGCGCATTAAATCGCTCGGCGAGGAAATTGCCTATTTCAACCCGGGCACGCCGCTTCATTACACCGCCCGGCTCGCCAGAAACCCGCAATAA
- a CDS encoding outer membrane lipoprotein-sorting protein, with amino-acid sequence MKIKIFMIMLAIGAAPCFAGPDAVKIMSGSDRIMNPDQPYTVSVELTDFRAGVAVSTLNLQAYAFRDRYTRRMTTLVDFLSPEKDDGKLMLKQGRNLWLYTPLSSGTVHISPRQQLLGTASNSDVLAVNLALDYKPAYEGRARAKDSAGTVRDCVNLNLRARDDNADYLGIQYWVEEETNLPVQAKYYSDSGRLLKTVFYGKYRSELGSFRPTELLVVDGVDSRYVTRISFSGYRYKNIGLDWFEPSALHKFARAAIAGLDLPAVSPLSGGEDLEPQVSSAIAAGN; translated from the coding sequence ATGAAAATCAAAATATTTATGATTATGCTGGCGATCGGGGCGGCTCCGTGTTTCGCGGGGCCGGACGCGGTCAAAATAATGTCCGGGTCGGACCGGATAATGAACCCCGACCAGCCGTACACGGTTTCGGTGGAGCTTACCGATTTCCGCGCCGGCGTTGCGGTCAGCACGCTGAACCTGCAGGCGTACGCGTTTCGCGACAGATATACCCGCCGCATGACTACGCTGGTGGATTTCCTCTCTCCGGAAAAAGATGACGGCAAGCTGATGCTCAAGCAGGGCAGAAATTTGTGGCTGTATACGCCGCTGTCGTCCGGCACGGTGCATATCTCGCCCAGGCAGCAGCTGCTCGGCACCGCCTCGAACAGCGATGTTCTGGCGGTTAATCTCGCGCTGGATTACAAACCCGCCTACGAAGGGCGCGCCCGGGCCAAGGATTCAGCCGGAACCGTGCGCGACTGTGTTAACCTCAACCTGCGCGCCAGGGACGATAACGCCGATTACCTCGGCATCCAGTACTGGGTGGAGGAGGAAACCAATCTGCCCGTGCAGGCAAAATATTATTCCGATTCCGGGCGGCTGTTAAAAACCGTTTTTTACGGGAAATACCGCAGCGAGCTGGGGTCTTTCCGTCCGACCGAACTGCTGGTTGTTGACGGCGTTGACAGCAGGTATGTGACACGCATTTCGTTTTCCGGCTACCGCTACAAGAATATCGGGCTTGACTGGTTTGAGCCGTCCGCCCTGCATAAATTTGCGCGCGCCGCGATTGCGGGGCTGGATCTTCCTGCTGTTTCCCCCCTCTCAGGCGGCGAGGATCTGGAACCGCAAGTGTCGTCCGCGATAGCTGCCGGCAACTGA
- a CDS encoding endonuclease/exonuclease/phosphatase family protein, whose product MFIKKPPRHEVLASYGSAPGRRLPRRITVTVWNCHKCRHPRWERDFAELDQQSDLVMLQELRLSPAVETLLSLPCAAWRMATSFFSPGRGHACGVATGSACAAARVFFLAQEREPVINTHKMMLATVYPIPGGYLLALNVHGINFTRPAAFARQMEQAGRALAEFKGPVIMAGDFNCWSRRRRDILYSVTRVAGLTELAFKPDTRSRHPIHPVDHIFSRGLKIISAQALDGVNSSDHKPLSARFEIEET is encoded by the coding sequence ATGTTTATAAAGAAACCGCCCCGTCACGAAGTGCTGGCCTCTTACGGCTCCGCCCCCGGGCGGCGCCTGCCGCGCAGGATAACAGTGACCGTATGGAACTGCCACAAATGCCGGCACCCGCGCTGGGAACGTGATTTCGCGGAACTGGACCAGCAATCCGATCTTGTCATGCTGCAGGAACTGCGCCTGAGCCCCGCGGTGGAAACGCTTTTAAGCCTGCCCTGCGCCGCGTGGCGGATGGCAACCAGCTTTTTTTCTCCGGGCCGGGGCCACGCCTGCGGCGTGGCGACGGGAAGCGCATGCGCCGCCGCGCGCGTGTTTTTTCTGGCGCAGGAGCGCGAACCCGTGATAAACACGCATAAAATGATGCTTGCCACGGTCTATCCGATACCCGGAGGCTACCTGCTGGCGCTCAACGTGCACGGCATAAACTTCACGCGCCCGGCGGCGTTCGCCCGCCAGATGGAACAGGCGGGCCGCGCGCTGGCGGAATTCAAGGGCCCGGTAATAATGGCGGGCGACTTTAATTGCTGGAGCAGGCGGCGCAGGGACATACTTTATTCGGTGACCCGCGTGGCCGGGCTGACCGAACTGGCTTTCAAACCCGACACCCGCAGCCGCCATCCCATCCATCCTGTTGACCATATATTCTCGCGCGGGCTTAAAATAATATCCGCGCAGGCGCTCGACGGAGTGAACTCGTCCGACCACAAACCGCTGTCCGCCCGTTTTGAAATTGAGGAGACCTGA
- a CDS encoding L-serine ammonia-lyase, protein MDSIKQIYKTGMGPSSSHTMGPKLAAETFRRKTPAAARYRIGLYGSLALTGAGHLTDKAIIAGLGGAPAEIEWNPAKQLPLHPNGMEFSALDENGSLLDRWQAYSVGGGEVRGAENFRQDVETVYPHKNFSEIRAYIEEKGITLWKYAEEHEGPELWDYLAEVWTAMRRTLIRGIREEDMLPGGLRLQRKAYSFLTKAKTQTQFLQPVNFLFAYALGCAEENAAGGEVVTAPTCGSCGVVPALLHLMQTTYDFSDKRIHHALATAGIFGNVARHNASISGAEVGCQGEIGVACAMASGATAQLLAGSIAQIEYAAEAGLEHHLGLTCDPVRGLVQVPCIERNAMAAVRALSCSTYALLSDGHGLVSYDDVVSTMHETGLDMNAKYRETATGGLARILNKKYGGAA, encoded by the coding sequence ATGGACAGCATAAAACAGATTTACAAAACAGGTATGGGGCCCTCCAGCAGCCATACAATGGGCCCGAAGCTGGCGGCTGAAACTTTCCGGCGAAAAACACCGGCCGCCGCGCGTTACAGAATCGGGCTGTACGGCAGTCTGGCCCTGACCGGGGCCGGCCACCTCACCGACAAGGCCATTATCGCCGGACTGGGCGGCGCGCCGGCGGAAATCGAATGGAACCCGGCCAAACAGCTGCCGCTGCACCCCAACGGCATGGAATTCTCCGCTTTAGACGAAAACGGCAGCCTGCTTGACCGGTGGCAGGCCTACAGCGTGGGCGGCGGCGAAGTGCGCGGCGCGGAGAATTTCCGGCAGGACGTGGAAACCGTTTATCCGCATAAAAACTTCTCGGAAATACGCGCCTATATCGAAGAAAAAGGCATCACCCTGTGGAAATACGCGGAAGAACACGAAGGCCCCGAACTGTGGGACTATCTGGCCGAAGTGTGGACAGCAATGCGCCGCACACTCATCCGCGGCATCCGCGAGGAGGACATGCTGCCGGGCGGACTGAGGCTCCAGCGCAAGGCCTACAGCTTTCTCACCAAAGCGAAAACGCAAACCCAGTTTCTGCAGCCGGTGAATTTTCTGTTCGCCTATGCGCTCGGCTGCGCCGAAGAAAACGCCGCCGGAGGCGAGGTGGTGACCGCGCCGACCTGCGGATCCTGCGGCGTGGTGCCCGCGCTCCTGCACCTGATGCAGACGACTTACGATTTTTCCGACAAGCGCATTCATCACGCGCTGGCCACGGCGGGTATTTTCGGCAATGTGGCCAGGCATAACGCCTCCATATCGGGCGCGGAAGTGGGGTGCCAGGGCGAAATAGGAGTGGCCTGCGCCATGGCGTCGGGCGCGACGGCGCAGCTGCTGGCCGGCAGCATCGCCCAGATCGAATACGCCGCGGAAGCGGGCCTGGAACATCATCTGGGCCTTACCTGCGACCCGGTCAGAGGACTGGTGCAGGTGCCCTGCATCGAGCGCAACGCGATGGCGGCGGTGCGCGCGCTGTCCTGCTCGACTTACGCGCTGCTGTCCGACGGGCACGGGCTGGTGAGCTACGACGACGTGGTTTCCACCATGCACGAAACCGGCCTTGACATGAACGCCAAGTACCGCGAAACCGCGACCGGAGGGCTGGCCCGGATACTCAATAAAAAATACGGCGGCGCGGCATAA